From the genome of Tistrella bauzanensis:
GGCGGGGACGCAAGGCGGCCGCAGCCTGACCGCGGCCCGCGGCGCCACGCCTGATACCGACAACGTCGTGTTGACGGGGGTCACACGATGAGCCCGCAGGATCGCATGCCACCCCGCCACGATACCGCCGGCCCGTCTGGACAGGCTGGATATTCCGGGCAAGCCGGACAGGCCGGCGCCCGCCCGCGTGTGCCGCTGCCGCGCGCGCGGCGAGTGCGGCTGGGCGTCGCCCGCGCGGTGAAGCTGGACGGCAACGTCAAGCAGGCGTTGGAAACCGGCCGCAATCGCGTGCTGTTCACCGCGGCTTTCTTCGTCCTGGCCTTTCTGGCCCTGTCGATGAAGCTGATCGCCGTGGGGGTGCTGCATGACGGCGGCGAGCCCCGGGTCGCGCGTGGCGCGCCGCCGCCGCAACTCGTGCTGGACCGTGCCGACATCGTCGACCGCAATGGCGTGCTGCTGGCATCGAACCTGATCACGGCATCGCTTTATGCCGATCCGAAACTGGTCTTCGACCCGGTGGATGCGGCGACCCGCTTGCGCACGGTGCTGCCGCATCTGAACCAGACCGATCTGATCGCGCAGCTTTCGGGCGACCGGCGGTTCGTGTGGATTCAGCGCGGTCTGAAGCCTGAACAGCAGTATGAGATCAATGCGCTGGGCATTCCGGGGCTGTATTTCCAGCGCGAGCAGCGCCGGATCTATCCGCAGGGTCGGTTGCTGTCGCATGTGGTCGGCTTCACCAATGTCGACAACACCGGCCGTTACGGGCTGGAACAGGGCCTGGACCGTACCCTGCGTGAGCGGGCCGAAACCGGTCGTGGCCCGCTGGTGACGACCATCGACATCCGCGTGCAGCAGGTGATGCGCGACGCGCTGCGCGCGGCGGTGGCGGAATTCCAGGCGATCGGCGCCACCGGCATCGTGATGGATGCCCGCAATGGCGAGATCCTGTCGATGGTGTCGTTGCCGGACTACGACCCGAACGCGCCGGTGGATCCTGAAGACAAGGCGATGTTCAACCGGGCGACGCTGGGCGTCTATGAAATGGGGTCGATCTTCAAGGCCTTCACGGCCGCCCAGGCGCTGGATGCGGGCGTGGTGAGGATCGATGGCGGCTTCGATGCCACCGACCCGATCAAGATCGGCCGGTTCACCATCCGGGAT
Proteins encoded in this window:
- a CDS encoding peptidoglycan D,D-transpeptidase FtsI family protein, translating into MSPQDRMPPRHDTAGPSGQAGYSGQAGQAGARPRVPLPRARRVRLGVARAVKLDGNVKQALETGRNRVLFTAAFFVLAFLALSMKLIAVGVLHDGGEPRVARGAPPPQLVLDRADIVDRNGVLLASNLITASLYADPKLVFDPVDAATRLRTVLPHLNQTDLIAQLSGDRRFVWIQRGLKPEQQYEINALGIPGLYFQREQRRIYPQGRLLSHVVGFTNVDNTGRYGLEQGLDRTLRERAETGRGPLVTTIDIRVQQVMRDALRAAVAEFQAIGATGIVMDARNGEILSMVSLPDYDPNAPVDPEDKAMFNRATLGVYEMGSIFKAFTAAQALDAGVVRIDGGFDATDPIKIGRFTIRDFHPERRWLSVPEIMLYSSNIGAAKMALALGATRQQDYMRRFGFLTPARIELPEVGAPQAPHPWRDISVMTIGFGHGMAVSPLQAAGGMAALLNGGYKVPATLVKHQSGERVVRERIIDEKVSMQLRKLLISVVEAGTAKKAQAPGYLVGGKTGTAEKAGAGGYRRKALLTSFLGGFPMNDPRYVVLVSLDEPKPTPKTYGYATSGWNAAPTAGEVIRRIAPLLGVRPQAIDGAPLEGPVLPQQRDTELRYALVGDEDEVAVSDELPEVQNAAY